A single window of Cytobacillus dafuensis DNA harbors:
- a CDS encoding DUF2621 domain-containing protein translates to MLEGWFLWFILFWVVILISSFAIGGFFMFRKFLKKMPKEDGKSDMDWEEHYVNETRNLWKQEEKVLLEELVSPVPELFRDVARHKIAGKIGELALKENAPSINKDLVIRGYILATPKRDHKFLRKRLTEKQINMAPYEHLF, encoded by the coding sequence ATGCTTGAAGGCTGGTTTTTGTGGTTTATTCTATTCTGGGTAGTCATATTAATTTCCTCTTTTGCGATTGGCGGCTTCTTTATGTTCAGGAAATTTTTGAAAAAGATGCCCAAGGAAGATGGAAAATCCGATATGGATTGGGAAGAACACTATGTAAATGAAACAAGAAACCTTTGGAAACAAGAGGAAAAAGTTTTGTTAGAAGAATTGGTGAGTCCTGTTCCTGAATTATTTCGAGATGTCGCACGTCACAAAATTGCAGGGAAAATTGGGGAATTAGCATTAAAAGAAAATGCTCCATCAATAAATAAAGATTTAGTCATTCGAGGATATATTTTAGCAACTCCAAAGCGAGATCATAAGTTTCTAAGAAAAAGATTAACTGAGAAACAAATTAATATGGCTCCTTATGAACATCTTTTTTAA
- a CDS encoding aspartyl-phosphate phosphatase Spo0E family protein: MSNKDLLSLIEQKRLELIQVAMKNGLASTTAISYSQELDRLLNEYNRHYSK; encoded by the coding sequence GTGTCGAATAAAGATTTACTTTCACTAATTGAACAAAAGAGGCTTGAATTAATACAAGTTGCCATGAAAAATGGGTTAGCTTCTACTACAGCTATAAGTTACAGCCAAGAACTTGATCGTTTACTCAATGAATATAATCGACATTATAGCAAATAA
- a CDS encoding cytochrome c biogenesis CcdA family protein: protein MTDLNVFIALGAGFLSFISPCCLPLYPAFLSYITGMSVGELKEENAMLQRRSMLHTLFFLIGFSLIFVAIGFSSSFLGSFFIDYQNLIRQIGAIFIFFFGLMIVGFIKPEFLMKEKRFEFKNRPSGLLGSILIGMAFGAGWTPCTGPILGAVFSLAVSNPNSAMVYMIAYILGFAVPFFILSFFIGKMNWIRKNSLLIMKIGGYIMMVMGVVLFFDWMTKIIAILSPLFGGFTGF from the coding sequence ATGACAGATTTGAATGTTTTCATTGCTTTAGGAGCAGGTTTTCTAAGCTTTATTTCTCCTTGCTGCTTACCTTTGTATCCTGCATTTTTATCCTATATTACTGGTATGTCTGTTGGTGAGCTAAAAGAGGAAAATGCAATGCTCCAAAGAAGAAGTATGCTACATACATTGTTCTTTCTCATTGGGTTCTCTCTAATTTTTGTTGCGATTGGTTTTAGTTCTTCCTTCCTCGGATCCTTCTTTATTGATTATCAAAATTTGATCAGACAGATCGGAGCTATTTTTATCTTTTTCTTCGGTTTAATGATTGTAGGGTTTATTAAACCGGAATTTTTAATGAAGGAAAAAAGATTTGAGTTTAAAAACCGTCCTTCAGGGCTGTTGGGTTCAATTTTAATAGGAATGGCCTTTGGAGCTGGCTGGACGCCATGTACAGGACCTATTTTAGGTGCGGTATTTTCTCTTGCCGTTTCGAACCCAAATTCGGCAATGGTTTATATGATTGCTTATATTCTAGGATTTGCTGTACCGTTTTTTATTCTTTCCTTCTTTATTGGCAAGATGAATTGGATTCGAAAAAACAGCCTTCTAATAATGAAAATAGGTGGTTATATCATGATGGTTATGGGAGTAGTCTTGTTCTTTGACTGGATGACTAAAATCATTGCCATTCTTTCACCATTATTTGGTGGATTCACAGGCTTTTAA
- a CDS encoding response regulator: MARILIVDDAKFMRITLSNILKKDNHEIVGEGETGKDAVQLYEELMPDLVTMDITMPEMSGLEAVKEIKKKYPSAKVIMCSAMGQQKMVVEAIESGAKDFIVKPFDDGRVMEAVNRVLS, encoded by the coding sequence ATGGCAAGAATTTTAATAGTGGATGATGCAAAGTTTATGAGAATCACATTATCCAATATCCTAAAAAAAGATAATCATGAAATTGTTGGTGAAGGAGAAACTGGGAAGGACGCAGTTCAACTGTATGAAGAATTAATGCCAGACTTAGTTACTATGGATATTACAATGCCGGAAATGAGCGGACTTGAGGCAGTAAAAGAAATTAAAAAAAAATATCCTAGTGCGAAAGTAATTATGTGTTCAGCAATGGGACAACAAAAAATGGTTGTCGAAGCGATTGAATCAGGCGCTAAAGATTTTATTGTAAAGCCTTTTGATGATGGACGAGTAATGGAAGCGGTAAATAGAGTACTAAGTTAA
- a CDS encoding DUF4177 domain-containing protein, which translates to MYEYKFVKVELGTWNSKPKQDYQDIIYKHASNGWRFVQIFAPSTKGYGSAAYFELIFERPLN; encoded by the coding sequence ATGTACGAATACAAATTTGTTAAAGTCGAACTAGGTACTTGGAACAGTAAACCCAAGCAAGATTATCAAGATATTATTTACAAACACGCATCTAATGGATGGAGATTTGTTCAAATATTTGCTCCTTCAACTAAGGGATACGGTTCAGCTGCCTATTTTGAATTAATTTTCGAGAGACCCCTTAATTAG
- a CDS encoding CcdC family protein, translating to MDMVVITSVGAVCMALFVMFLRMKASKKPASAKKIILPPIFMSTGALMFIFPYFRVTPLEILEAVTVGMLFSILLIKTSKFEIRDNQIFLKRSRAFIFILIGLLIIRIIGKFILSSSIDVGQLSGMFWILAFGMIVPWRLAMYYDFRKLQQQIIG from the coding sequence ATGGACATGGTTGTAATAACATCAGTTGGGGCTGTATGCATGGCTTTATTTGTCATGTTTCTCCGTATGAAGGCTTCCAAGAAGCCGGCATCTGCAAAAAAAATCATTTTACCACCGATTTTCATGAGTACTGGCGCCCTAATGTTTATATTTCCTTATTTCAGAGTTACTCCACTTGAAATATTAGAGGCTGTAACAGTGGGAATGCTTTTCTCCATTTTGTTGATTAAAACATCTAAATTTGAAATAAGGGATAATCAAATCTTTTTAAAGCGTTCGAGGGCATTTATTTTTATATTAATTGGATTGCTCATTATTAGAATTATTGGAAAGTTTATATTAAGCTCTTCCATTGATGTTGGTCAATTAAGTGGGATGTTTTGGATTCTTGCATTTGGGATGATTGTTCCATGGCGATTAGCGATGTATTATGATTTTCGCAAGTTGCAGCAGCAGATAATAGGATAA